One genomic segment of Theobroma cacao cultivar B97-61/B2 chromosome 6, Criollo_cocoa_genome_V2, whole genome shotgun sequence includes these proteins:
- the LOC18596777 gene encoding glutaredoxin-C9 translates to MQEAISYKSHMAATANGSSSPLRNSLGGSNSSGGLVANGTENSVTKLVLENAVIVFGRQGCCMCHVVKRLLLGHGVNPAVCEVDEEKEEAVLTELSRINGERGGERGGVQFPAVFVGGKLFGGLDRVMSTHISGELVPILKDAGALWL, encoded by the coding sequence ATGCAAGAAGCAATCTCTTATAAATCACACATGGCTGCCACCGCCAACGGCAGCAGCTCGCCGCTACGCAACTCTCTTGGTGGTTCCAACAGTAGTGGGGGACTTGTTGCCAATGGTACGGAAAATAGTGTAACGAAATTGGTTTTGGAGAATGCAGTGATAGTTTTTGGTAGGCAAGGTTGCTGCATGTGCCACGTTGTGAAGAGGTTGCTACTAGGGCATGGGGTGAATCCGGCGGTTTGCGAAGTCGACGAAGAGAAAGAAGAGGCCGTGCTTACCGAATTGTCGAGAATCAACGGCGAGAGAGGCGGGGAGCGCGGCGGAGTTCAGTTCCCGGCTGTTTTCGTGGGAGGGAAGTTGTTTGGTGGATTGGATAGGGTTATGTCTACACATATTTCAGGTGAATTGGTGCCTATTTTGAAAGATGCTGGGGCTTTATGGTTATGA
- the LOC18596776 gene encoding MLO-like protein 6: MAGEEATTSSGTTLERTPTWAVATVVFVLILISIFIEHMLHLLAKYFNKKRRKSLIQALDKIKSELMLLGFISLLLTVTEKQIANICIPKNVGESFLPCSDYSNDSEEEAKCEEQGKVSLLSRQGVRELQYLIFVLAFFHCLSSVLTFSLGMAKMRRWESWEAETRTLEYQFSNDPRRFQLIHQTSFARRHLRFWSEHRFLRWPACFLRQFYASVSKVDYFTLRHGFITAHFAEGSNFDFQKYIKRALEKDFGVVVGISLWIWIFSMFFIFFNAHGFHNYLWLPFIPLLMLLLVGTQLQGIITKMCLDSHEKSQVVRGTFLVRPSDHFFWFGWPKLLLHIMHFILFQNSFQLAFFTWTWYKFGFRSCFHRKTEDIVIRVAMGVLVQILCGYVTLPLYALVTQMGTSMKKAVFPETVVEGLNRWRANARKNVAVRNNTSPWPSLETSPSFGTSLSFSPDASYSVKYEQPISNSDQYLPVEIQEIQDEGKESISRETEEHQKGASFGGFDVRNVNNEKHDY; this comes from the exons atggCAGGAGAAGAGGCGACAACAAGCTCTGGAACAACACTCGAAAGAACTCCAACGTGGGCTGTGGCTACTGTTGTCTTCGTCTTGATTTTGATCTCCATTTTTATTGAACATATGCTCCATCTTCTGGCTAAG TATTTCAATAAGAAAAGGAGGAAATCTCTTATTcaggctcttgacaagatcaAATCCG AACTGATGCTGCTGGGGTTCATATCATTGTTGTTAACTGTGACTGAAAAGCAAATTGCAAATATTTGCATCCCAAAGAACGTAGGTGAAAGTTTTCTCCCCTGCAGTGATTATTCAAATGATAGCGAGGAAGAAGCCAAATGCGAAGAGCAG GGAAAGGTCTCATTGTTGTCAAGACAAGGTGTGAGGGAACTTCAATACCTAATCTTTGTGCTGGCTTTCTTCCATTGTTTGTCATCCGTCCTCACGTTCAGTCTTGGCATGGCCAAG ATGAGGAGGTGGGAATCTTGGGAGGCAGAAACAAGAACATTAGAGTATCAATTCTCAAATG ATCCACGGAGGTTCCAACTTATCCATCAAACATCATTTGCAAGGCGACATCTGAGATTTTGGAGTGAACACAGGTTTCTTCGTTGGCCG GCATGTTTTCTTCGACAGTTCTATGCATCTGTCTCCAAGGTGGACTACTTCACGCTTAGACATGGGTTCATCACG GCTCATTTTGCAGAGGGAAGCAACTTTGACTTccaaaaatacataaaaagaGCATTGGAAAAGGACTTTGGAGTGGTTGTGGGAATAAG CCTCTGGATATGGATCTTCTCAATGTTCTTCATATTCTTCAATGCACATG GTTTTCATAATTATCTCTGGCTCCCTTTTATTCCACTATTG ATGTTGTTGCTGGTGGGAACACAACTGCAAGGCATCATAACTAAGATGTGTCTGGATAGCCATGAGAAATCTCAGGTTGTGAGAGGAACTTTTCTTGTTAGGCCTAGTGATCAtttcttctggtttggctggCCCAAATTGCTTCTCCACATCATGCACTTCATCCTGTTTCAG AACTCCTTTCAACTAGCATTCTTCACTTGGACTTGG TACAAATTTGGGTTCAGATCATGCTTCCACAGAAAGACTGAAGACATTGTCATAAGAGTAGCAATGGGAGTTTTGGTTCAAATCCTTTGCGGCTATGTAACCCTGCCTCTGTATGCTTTGGTCACACAG ATGGGGACATCGATGAAGAAAGCTGTCTTTCCAGAAACTGTCGTGGAAGGTCTAAACAGATGGCGAGCCAATGCTAGGAAAAACGTTGCGGTCAGAAATAACACCTCGCCGTGGCCTTCACTCGAGACCTCGCCTTCCTTTGGGACTTCACTTTCTTTCAGCCCGGACGCGTCTTATTCTGTAAAATATGAGCAGCCAATATCGAATTCTGATCAGTACCTTCCGGTTGAGATACAAGAGATACAAGATGAAGGAAAGGAAAGCATAAGCAGAGAAACAGAGGAGCATCAAAAGGGAGCTTCCTTCGGTGGTTTTGATGTGAGAAatgtaaataatgaaaagcATGATTATTAA